A region of uncultured Tolumonas sp. DNA encodes the following proteins:
- a CDS encoding ABC transporter substrate-binding protein, whose protein sequence is MNWKKHLTRLTALLALSLITTFSMAKETIIEDVLGRKVTIDAPAKRVLLGFYLEDFFAVGGDNAFDHLAGISSGWFMKSRPAIWDMYIASKPQLAKVPNVGNVQDQTFSMEKVLASKPDVVILADWQYQALGAELARLDQAKIPVVVIDYNAQTLQRHLASTRILGQVTGETERAEKIAKNYEQVISTITERIAKAKQPKPKIYIELGDKGPAEYSYTYGKNMWGAMADLAGGDNIAAPFVKTWGAIHPEQLLASKPDVILMAGYESVVSPTAMQVGQNIDAANVQQRLKGFTQRAGWSDLPAVKNQRVFAVYHGATRSIMDAALIQYVAKALYPDLFPDLNPLATYQKFYEQYLPIRPSGTFMLGINDKI, encoded by the coding sequence ATGAACTGGAAAAAACATCTGACCAGACTCACCGCACTGCTGGCATTGAGCCTGATAACAACATTCTCGATGGCAAAAGAGACCATCATTGAAGATGTATTAGGCCGAAAAGTCACCATTGATGCGCCAGCAAAACGCGTCCTGCTTGGTTTCTACCTTGAAGACTTTTTCGCAGTGGGTGGTGATAACGCGTTTGATCATCTGGCAGGCATTTCCAGCGGCTGGTTCATGAAATCTCGCCCAGCGATTTGGGATATGTATATCGCAAGCAAACCACAACTCGCAAAAGTACCAAACGTCGGGAACGTACAAGATCAGACGTTTTCGATGGAAAAAGTGCTCGCCAGCAAACCAGATGTCGTCATTCTCGCAGACTGGCAATATCAGGCATTGGGTGCTGAACTCGCCCGTTTAGATCAGGCTAAAATTCCGGTGGTTGTCATTGATTACAATGCACAGACGTTACAACGTCATCTCGCGAGCACACGCATCTTAGGCCAAGTCACTGGTGAAACAGAACGTGCGGAAAAAATTGCCAAAAACTATGAACAGGTGATCAGCACCATCACCGAGCGTATCGCGAAGGCCAAGCAACCAAAACCGAAGATTTACATCGAGTTAGGCGACAAAGGCCCAGCCGAATACAGCTACACCTACGGGAAAAACATGTGGGGGGCAATGGCTGATTTAGCCGGTGGCGATAACATTGCGGCACCGTTCGTGAAAACCTGGGGCGCAATTCACCCAGAACAACTGCTGGCAAGCAAACCGGATGTCATTCTGATGGCGGGTTATGAAAGCGTGGTCAGCCCGACAGCGATGCAAGTTGGGCAAAATATTGATGCTGCAAACGTGCAACAGCGATTAAAGGGTTTCACACAACGCGCAGGCTGGTCTGACTTACCTGCCGTCAAGAACCAGCGTGTCTTTGCGGTGTATCACGGCGCAACCCGTAGCATCATGGATGCCGCGTTGATTCAGTATGTGGCCAAAGCGCTCTATCCCGATTTATTTCCCGATCTGAACCCATTAGCAACGTATCAGAAGTTCTATGAACAATACCTGCCGATTCGCCCGTCTGGCACGTTTATGCTGGGTATCAACGATAAAATCTAA
- a CDS encoding ABC transporter ATP-binding protein — MLEFNNVSMAIGKHPLTQNLSLQLQPGQLHVIIGPNGTGKTSLLRALFGELPLQQGAITFQDNSLVDLGASQWRQQFGYMPQNTQLELDLSVLEVVVLGRLQNLKLHLSDDDLRAALSALQNLGIAHLADRPLHSLSGGQRQMVLFAQVLLRDPQIMMLDEPVSALDLQHQMHLMEHLHQQTRAKNWVTLVVLHDLNLAAQFADQLIVLADGHLQAFGPPADVLTSELITRLYQVPVDIHSDRDGLPYIRTLRQAC, encoded by the coding sequence ATGCTGGAGTTTAACAATGTGTCGATGGCGATCGGCAAACATCCGCTGACGCAAAATTTAAGCCTGCAACTTCAGCCCGGTCAGTTACATGTCATTATCGGGCCGAACGGGACGGGCAAAACCAGTCTGTTACGCGCACTGTTTGGTGAATTGCCGCTGCAACAAGGGGCGATCACTTTTCAGGACAATTCCCTTGTCGATCTGGGGGCCAGCCAATGGCGACAGCAGTTTGGTTATATGCCGCAGAACACGCAGTTAGAACTCGACCTGAGTGTGCTCGAAGTGGTGGTCTTAGGCCGCTTACAAAACCTGAAGTTGCACCTGAGCGATGATGACTTACGGGCGGCGTTATCTGCACTACAAAACTTAGGCATAGCCCATCTGGCTGATCGTCCGCTGCATTCCCTCAGTGGGGGCCAGCGCCAGATGGTGTTGTTTGCACAGGTGTTGTTGCGCGACCCCCAAATTATGATGCTGGATGAGCCGGTGAGTGCGCTGGATTTGCAACACCAAATGCATTTGATGGAACACTTACACCAACAAACCCGTGCTAAAAACTGGGTCACACTGGTCGTGCTGCATGATCTGAATCTGGCCGCGCAATTTGCCGATCAACTGATTGTCCTGGCCGATGGTCATTTGCAGGCGTTTGGCCCGCCAGCCGATGTGCTGACCTCCGAACTGATCACCCGCTTGTATCAGGTGCCGGTGGATATTCACTCTGATCGGGATGGATTGCCTTATATCCGTACTTTAAGACAAGCGTGTTAA
- a CDS encoding aspartate aminotransferase family protein: MMNQVINSELGVTNNDVYQLDREYVFHSWSVQGALNPLVIAGGSGCKLWDFDGKEYLDFSSQLVNTNIGHQHPKVIAAIQKQAAELVTIAPATANRVRGEAAKRIVARAPAGFNKVFFTNAGADANENAMRMARLFTGRDKILSGYRSYHGNTGSAIVATGDFRRMPNEYARGHVHFFHPYLYRSEFSATTETEECERALKHLRRTIECEGPQSVAAILLETIPGTAGILTPPEGYLKGVRALCDEFGIMLILDEVMAGFGRTGSWFAFEQFGVVPDLITFAKGVNSGYVPAGGVIISDPIAAYFNDHYFPGGLTYSGHPLAMAAIVATLDAMEEEQIVENAAAIGLGVLGEGLKALAAKHAMIGEVRGSGVFWALELVADRETRKAMPASVMGEIKNALIKNGLLPFIADNRIHVVPPCIITADEVSQGLAILDSVLSLFAGRGE; the protein is encoded by the coding sequence ATGATGAATCAGGTAATTAACAGTGAGTTGGGTGTCACTAACAACGATGTATATCAACTCGACAGAGAGTATGTGTTCCACTCCTGGTCGGTGCAGGGGGCGCTGAATCCGCTGGTGATTGCCGGTGGTTCTGGCTGCAAACTGTGGGATTTCGATGGCAAAGAGTATCTCGACTTCAGCAGCCAGCTGGTGAATACCAATATTGGTCATCAGCATCCGAAAGTGATTGCGGCCATTCAAAAACAGGCGGCGGAATTAGTCACCATTGCACCTGCCACGGCCAATCGAGTGCGTGGTGAAGCCGCAAAACGGATCGTCGCGCGGGCACCGGCTGGTTTCAATAAGGTGTTTTTTACCAACGCCGGCGCTGACGCCAACGAAAACGCCATGCGTATGGCGCGTTTGTTTACCGGGCGTGACAAGATTTTATCCGGTTATCGCTCTTATCATGGCAACACCGGGAGTGCGATTGTGGCAACGGGCGATTTTCGCCGCATGCCGAATGAATATGCGCGTGGGCATGTGCACTTCTTCCACCCGTATCTGTATCGTTCCGAGTTCTCTGCCACGACGGAAACCGAGGAGTGTGAGCGTGCGCTGAAGCATCTGCGCCGCACGATTGAGTGCGAAGGCCCACAATCTGTGGCTGCTATTTTGCTGGAAACTATCCCCGGCACCGCAGGCATCTTGACGCCACCAGAGGGTTATCTCAAAGGCGTGCGGGCACTGTGTGATGAGTTCGGCATCATGCTGATTTTAGATGAGGTGATGGCCGGTTTTGGTCGCACAGGCAGTTGGTTTGCCTTTGAGCAATTTGGTGTGGTGCCTGATCTGATCACCTTTGCCAAGGGGGTCAACTCAGGTTATGTGCCGGCTGGTGGCGTGATCATCTCTGACCCGATTGCGGCGTATTTTAATGACCACTACTTCCCTGGTGGGTTGACTTATTCCGGGCATCCGCTGGCGATGGCGGCGATTGTTGCCACACTCGATGCGATGGAAGAAGAGCAGATCGTAGAGAATGCGGCAGCGATTGGGCTTGGTGTATTGGGTGAAGGTCTGAAAGCACTGGCTGCCAAACATGCCATGATTGGCGAAGTGCGTGGCAGTGGTGTGTTCTGGGCACTGGAGCTGGTGGCCGATCGTGAAACCCGCAAAGCGATGCCGGCCTCTGTGATGGGCGAAATCAAAAATGCACTGATCAAAAATGGCCTGTTGCCCTTTATCGCCGACAACCGCATTCATGTGGTGCCTCCTTGCATTATCACCGCCGATGAAGTGTCGCAGGGGTTGGCGATTTTAGACAGCGTGTTGAGTTTGTTTGCCGGGCGGGGTGAGTAA
- a CDS encoding iron ABC transporter permease: MSDIALLEQALIRQRQRESRRWKFLIGFIVLIAVSLLLDIVTGPSLLPVKEVVFTLFAPEQADNMTRTIVMEMRLPIALMALVVGAALGLGGAQMQTLLDNPLASPFTLGLAAAAGFGAALALIASSYFGVMSMYSIPMGAFLFSMLAAGLLFGLALMRHVSSQTIILAGIALLFLFQSLLSLLQFVSSPELNQQIVFWLFGSLMRTTWDSLTLTTVVTLVCSVLLYRDAWKLTCLRLGEARARSLGVNINRLRIKTLVLVALMTATAISFVGIIGFIGLVAPHIGRMLIGEDQRFLIPLSALCGAAMLSISSVISKSIIPGALFPIGIVTAIIGVPFFIWLILGRGRKHAGV, encoded by the coding sequence ATGAGTGATATCGCTTTACTCGAACAAGCGCTGATCCGTCAGCGGCAACGTGAATCCCGCCGTTGGAAATTTCTCATCGGTTTTATAGTGCTTATTGCGGTAAGTTTGCTGCTGGATATCGTCACCGGACCATCATTACTGCCGGTGAAAGAGGTGGTGTTCACGTTATTTGCCCCGGAACAGGCCGATAACATGACCCGCACGATTGTGATGGAAATGCGCCTGCCGATTGCGTTGATGGCGTTGGTTGTCGGTGCCGCGTTGGGGTTAGGCGGTGCGCAGATGCAGACGTTGCTGGATAACCCATTGGCAAGCCCATTTACGCTTGGTTTAGCTGCGGCAGCCGGATTCGGTGCGGCACTCGCACTGATCGCGAGCAGTTATTTCGGTGTGATGTCGATGTATAGCATTCCGATGGGTGCATTTCTTTTCAGTATGTTAGCCGCAGGCTTGTTATTTGGGCTGGCCTTGATGCGCCATGTCAGCAGCCAAACCATTATTCTGGCCGGGATTGCATTATTGTTCCTGTTTCAATCACTACTTTCACTGCTGCAATTTGTCTCATCGCCTGAACTGAACCAACAGATCGTGTTCTGGTTATTCGGCAGCTTAATGCGCACAACCTGGGATTCGCTGACACTGACAACCGTCGTGACTCTCGTTTGTTCTGTCTTGCTCTATCGCGATGCCTGGAAACTGACCTGTTTGCGATTGGGTGAAGCGCGTGCGCGTAGCTTGGGCGTGAACATTAATCGCCTGCGCATTAAAACACTGGTGCTGGTGGCTTTGATGACTGCGACGGCGATCAGTTTTGTCGGCATTATCGGATTTATCGGGCTGGTGGCTCCGCATATTGGCCGCATGTTGATTGGCGAAGACCAACGCTTCCTGATCCCGCTTTCAGCCTTGTGTGGTGCCGCGATGCTGTCAATCTCGTCCGTGATTTCAAAATCGATTATTCCAGGTGCGTTATTCCCGATCGGGATCGTGACCGCAATTATTGGGGTGCCATTTTTCATCTGGTTGATTCTGGGACGAGGGCGCAAACATGCTGGAGTTTAA
- a CDS encoding SRPBCC family protein, translated as MPAQTIRLHRVFHAPPEKIYRAFLDADALVKWLPPNGFTAKVHHLEAQVGGSYHMSFTNFTTGERHAFGGKYMALIPYECIQYTDQFDDPNLPGDMQTTIRIKAVSCGADVTIEQIGVPAAIPAEACYVGWQESLILLAKLVEATVIAT; from the coding sequence ATGCCTGCACAGACTATTCGGCTGCATCGTGTATTCCATGCACCTCCAGAAAAGATCTATCGTGCCTTTCTGGATGCGGATGCTCTAGTCAAATGGCTGCCACCGAATGGCTTTACCGCCAAAGTGCATCATCTGGAGGCACAGGTAGGTGGCTCGTACCACATGTCGTTCACGAATTTTACCACCGGAGAGCGTCATGCCTTTGGTGGCAAATATATGGCGCTGATCCCGTATGAATGTATTCAGTACACCGATCAATTTGACGACCCTAATTTACCCGGCGACATGCAGACGACCATTCGCATTAAAGCGGTTTCGTGTGGTGCAGATGTGACGATCGAACAGATCGGGGTGCCTGCGGCGATCCCTGCTGAGGCGTGCTATGTCGGCTGGCAGGAATCGCTCATCCTTCTGGCCAAACTGGTTGAAGCGACGGTTATAGCGACTTGA
- a CDS encoding LysR family transcriptional regulator — translation MAENSPETLFSANTPDRLELLRTFVRIVEAGSLSAAATQLNSTQPTISRRLKTLEQLFGVRLLHRSTHHLRLSEAGERCYAGAKQFLAQWDIFASDLTGVDREPEGLLRIIAPHAFGQDVLVDPLAEFMQLHPRVTVEWLLHDDRSIRDFIAEGIDCAIQVGEVLDPAMVRIRLAEIPRILVGAPALFTDRPLPQHPDDLKTLPWLALQTFYRNQITLRHVTGQPQIQLPLTPIFSTDSLYALRSASVRGLGIGIGSSWLMNQDIAEGKLLRLLPDWEAEPLPVYLVYPYAKYYPAKLRLFIELMRKNMPSIINALTSLKSL, via the coding sequence ATGGCAGAAAACAGCCCGGAGACTCTCTTTTCAGCCAATACCCCCGATCGGCTGGAATTGCTGCGCACCTTTGTGCGGATCGTGGAAGCAGGTAGCCTGTCGGCTGCTGCCACCCAGCTCAATTCGACACAACCCACGATCAGCCGCCGCTTAAAGACGCTGGAACAGCTCTTTGGTGTACGACTGTTGCATCGTTCAACCCATCATCTGCGCTTATCAGAAGCCGGTGAGCGCTGTTACGCCGGTGCCAAACAGTTTCTTGCGCAGTGGGATATCTTTGCTTCTGATCTGACGGGGGTAGACAGAGAACCGGAAGGCTTGTTGCGCATCATCGCCCCGCATGCATTCGGACAGGATGTGCTGGTCGACCCGCTCGCGGAGTTTATGCAGTTGCACCCTCGCGTCACGGTCGAATGGCTACTGCACGACGATCGCAGCATCCGCGATTTCATCGCCGAAGGCATTGATTGTGCGATTCAGGTCGGCGAAGTGCTCGATCCGGCGATGGTTCGCATCCGGCTGGCAGAGATCCCGCGTATTTTGGTCGGCGCACCGGCACTCTTTACCGATCGGCCGCTGCCGCAACATCCCGACGATCTGAAAACACTGCCCTGGTTAGCACTGCAAACGTTTTATCGCAACCAGATCACGCTGCGTCATGTGACCGGGCAGCCGCAGATCCAGCTACCGCTGACGCCCATCTTCAGTACCGACAGTCTGTATGCGCTGCGCAGTGCCTCGGTCAGAGGCTTAGGCATCGGGATTGGTTCATCCTGGCTGATGAATCAGGATATTGCAGAAGGGAAATTATTACGGCTGCTGCCGGACTGGGAAGCCGAACCACTGCCGGTCTATCTGGTTTATCCGTATGCCAAATATTACCCGGCAAAATTACGACTGTTTATCGAGCTGATGCGCAAAAACATGCCGTCTATCATCAATGCGCTGACCTCACTCAAGTCGCTATAA
- a CDS encoding malonic semialdehyde reductase yields the protein MNQPLDRHALEQVFFNARTFNKFTSQEVPDALILQLYELMKWGPTSMNCQPGHYVFIKSPAAKQKLKEALMPGNQDKTMAAPATVIVAMDMQFYQHLPQQFPANPNAKAMFEANQELTRVTAKRNGTLQGAYLILAARMLGLDCGPMSGFNNQMVDQTFFPDGRYKSNFLINIGYGDASGNYPRGPRVPFAEAVEIL from the coding sequence ATGAACCAGCCGCTAGACAGGCATGCGTTGGAACAGGTCTTTTTCAATGCCCGCACCTTCAATAAATTCACATCACAGGAAGTGCCGGATGCGTTGATCCTGCAACTCTATGAGCTGATGAAATGGGGGCCGACTTCGATGAACTGTCAGCCGGGGCATTATGTGTTTATTAAAAGCCCGGCAGCCAAACAGAAACTGAAAGAGGCGCTGATGCCCGGTAATCAGGATAAAACCATGGCGGCACCCGCCACCGTGATCGTGGCGATGGACATGCAGTTTTATCAGCATTTGCCGCAACAGTTTCCGGCTAATCCGAATGCTAAGGCGATGTTTGAAGCCAATCAGGAATTAACGCGGGTCACCGCCAAACGCAACGGTACATTGCAGGGCGCCTATCTCATTCTGGCGGCGCGGATGCTGGGGCTGGATTGTGGCCCGATGAGCGGTTTCAACAATCAGATGGTCGATCAGACCTTCTTTCCCGATGGGCGTTACAAATCGAATTTTCTGATCAACATCGGCTATGGCGATGCGTCGGGCAATTATCCCCGTGGCCCGCGTGTGCCGTTTGCCGAGGCGGTTGAGATCCTGTAA
- a CDS encoding MFS transporter: protein MTAFRSGLNSWRSLSLAARLLVTNGLAFNLGFYMMMPYLAQHLGGTLGFAGWASGLIMGMRVFSQQGLFLLGGTLGDRMGYRPAIIWGCLIRSFGFALLGWAEHLPLLLLAAFLTGFAGALFTPCAQAYLAAECRDPTQRQQAFALHNLASEAGMLLGPLVGLLLTNLSYTMTGLVSGGVFFLLTGLQWFYLPTRAEPIKPIANPVLQQWQTITQNRSFLRFALFSAAYGVLFHQLYLSVPAFIQSQHQTAGLLGSVFTITALIGVVLQLPASQWVQRSLGMPRAIGLGLAVMGLSYLMMSWLGHWPILASIMQAVLFSLGSILCYPLFSARLPHYAPSDQLGSYYGFYASLGGCVALLSNLMIGSLLGAAGSVPPVFIWYGLTVCGVGSGWLLHRQLSQEMGREPGLSRLREE, encoded by the coding sequence ATGACGGCATTTCGCTCAGGGCTTAATAGCTGGCGGTCGCTTAGTCTGGCTGCGCGTCTGTTGGTAACTAATGGCTTGGCGTTCAATCTTGGTTTTTACATGATGATGCCGTATCTCGCGCAGCATCTGGGTGGCACTTTAGGATTCGCCGGCTGGGCGAGCGGGCTGATCATGGGTATGCGGGTTTTTAGCCAGCAGGGTTTGTTTCTGCTCGGTGGCACGTTGGGTGATCGCATGGGTTATCGCCCGGCAATCATTTGGGGTTGTCTTATCCGTTCTTTTGGCTTTGCGCTGCTGGGGTGGGCAGAACATCTGCCGCTCTTACTGCTGGCGGCGTTTCTGACGGGATTTGCCGGTGCATTATTTACCCCCTGCGCACAGGCCTATCTGGCGGCGGAATGCCGTGATCCAACGCAGCGTCAACAAGCATTTGCGTTGCATAATCTGGCGAGTGAAGCCGGTATGTTGCTGGGCCCGCTGGTCGGCCTGTTACTGACCAATCTGAGTTACACCATGACAGGGCTGGTCTCCGGTGGTGTGTTTTTCTTGCTGACGGGGCTGCAATGGTTTTATCTGCCAACGCGGGCAGAACCGATAAAACCGATTGCAAATCCTGTCTTGCAGCAGTGGCAAACCATTACGCAAAACCGTTCATTTCTGCGTTTTGCGCTGTTCTCTGCGGCGTATGGTGTGTTGTTTCATCAACTCTATCTGTCCGTCCCCGCATTCATTCAAAGTCAGCATCAGACCGCCGGTTTACTCGGCAGTGTCTTTACCATCACGGCATTGATTGGGGTTGTGCTACAACTTCCGGCGAGTCAATGGGTGCAACGCAGCCTCGGTATGCCTCGGGCGATTGGACTTGGTTTGGCGGTGATGGGGCTGAGTTATCTGATGATGAGCTGGCTCGGTCACTGGCCGATATTGGCGAGCATCATGCAGGCAGTGTTGTTTTCGCTGGGTTCGATCCTCTGTTATCCGCTATTTTCTGCTCGTTTACCGCATTATGCACCGTCAGATCAGTTGGGTAGTTATTACGGTTTTTATGCCAGTTTGGGTGGGTGTGTCGCGTTACTGAGTAATTTGATGATCGGAAGCCTGCTGGGCGCTGCTGGTTCGGTGCCCCCCGTCTTTATCTGGTACGGGTTGACGGTATGTGGGGTGGGCTCAGGCTGGTTGTTGCATCGGCAACTTAGTCAGGAAATGGGACGCGAACCAGGACTCAGCAGGTTGCGGGAAGAGTAA
- a CDS encoding TMEM175 family protein has translation MGKNRLEAFFDGVVAIIITIMVLEMKVPHGDSLDALIPLLPVVLSYVLSFIYLGIYWNNHHHMLHTCKQVTGAMLWANLHLLFWLSLIPFTTGWMGENHFARVPAALYGLVLLMASIAYWILQQQIIASQGEHSLLQQAIGRDWKGKLSPVLYSTGILSAFLSQWLAVAVYIGVALLWLVPDRRIERMTQHE, from the coding sequence ATGGGGAAAAACCGGTTAGAAGCTTTTTTTGATGGTGTGGTGGCCATCATCATCACAATTATGGTGCTGGAAATGAAAGTGCCACACGGTGACAGTCTGGATGCCTTAATACCGCTGCTTCCGGTGGTCTTAAGTTATGTACTGAGTTTTATCTATCTGGGGATCTACTGGAACAACCACCATCATATGTTGCACACCTGCAAGCAGGTTACCGGGGCCATGCTGTGGGCCAATCTGCATCTGCTGTTTTGGCTGTCGCTGATCCCGTTTACGACCGGCTGGATGGGCGAAAACCACTTTGCCCGGGTGCCTGCCGCGCTGTACGGTCTGGTGTTGTTGATGGCCTCGATTGCCTACTGGATCTTGCAACAGCAAATCATTGCCTCGCAGGGGGAACATTCTCTATTACAACAGGCCATCGGCCGCGATTGGAAAGGCAAGTTATCGCCGGTGCTCTACTCGACGGGGATTCTGTCGGCCTTTCTGTCACAGTGGCTGGCGGTGGCTGTTTATATCGGCGTGGCGTTGTTGTGGCTGGTGCCGGATCGGCGAATTGAACGCATGACTCAGCATGAATAA
- a CDS encoding MFS transporter, with protein MTVIQTTNQSELATADVKALPAALTTFFAAGAGFSVATIYYSQPLLGMLTEQWQAPAQQIGWIPSLTQLGYALGILFLAPLGDRYDRRRIILTKSSLLMLALLGAAAAGGLISLLVASLCIGLMATMAQDIVPAAATLAPEASRGKVVGSVMTGLLLGILLSRVLSGLIADWLGWRSMFVLAALTLLGIWLAAWRMLPRFQATSTLPYHQLLASLFHLWRQYAALRQASLVQGLLSLSFSAFWSTLAVMLHGAPFHLGSAAAGLFGLAGAAGALMAPVAGKQADRIGPVRVAMCGAALVVFFFLMMAGMALAATSVTLQLVVLAVGTVGFDMGVQISLIANQTLVYSLEPAARSRLNALLLVMMFVGMTLGSVLGNLMLAHFGWVGVTGLATLSAMMALVLRMQK; from the coding sequence ATGACTGTTATACAAACGACGAATCAAAGCGAGCTGGCCACCGCCGATGTCAAAGCGTTACCGGCTGCGCTGACCACCTTTTTTGCCGCCGGAGCTGGTTTTTCAGTAGCGACAATTTATTACAGCCAACCTTTGCTTGGCATGCTGACGGAGCAGTGGCAGGCGCCGGCCCAGCAAATTGGCTGGATACCGAGTCTGACCCAGCTTGGTTATGCACTTGGCATCCTGTTTCTGGCACCGCTGGGCGATCGTTATGACCGCCGCCGTATCATCCTGACCAAGTCGAGCCTGCTGATGCTGGCACTGTTGGGCGCCGCTGCGGCCGGAGGATTAATCTCCTTGCTGGTGGCCAGCCTGTGCATCGGGTTGATGGCGACGATGGCGCAGGACATTGTTCCGGCTGCAGCAACATTGGCTCCGGAGGCCAGCCGGGGCAAGGTGGTGGGGTCGGTGATGACAGGTCTGCTGCTCGGGATCTTGTTGTCGCGGGTGTTAAGCGGCCTGATTGCCGACTGGCTTGGCTGGCGCAGCATGTTTGTGCTGGCGGCGCTCACACTGCTCGGGATCTGGCTGGCGGCATGGCGTATGCTGCCACGGTTTCAGGCCACATCGACCCTGCCGTATCACCAGTTGCTGGCCTCGTTATTCCATTTGTGGCGGCAGTATGCGGCCTTGCGTCAGGCATCGCTGGTGCAGGGGTTGCTGTCGTTGAGTTTCAGTGCCTTCTGGTCAACCTTGGCGGTGATGCTGCATGGTGCACCGTTTCATCTGGGCAGCGCTGCCGCCGGACTGTTTGGTTTGGCCGGTGCCGCGGGGGCTTTGATGGCGCCAGTGGCGGGGAAACAGGCGGATCGTATTGGCCCGGTCAGGGTAGCGATGTGCGGTGCCGCCTTGGTGGTGTTCTTTTTCCTGATGATGGCCGGTATGGCATTGGCCGCCACCTCGGTTACGCTACAGCTTGTTGTGCTGGCTGTGGGCACGGTCGGGTTTGATATGGGCGTACAGATTTCGCTGATCGCCAATCAGACTCTGGTGTATAGCCTCGAACCTGCCGCGCGCAGCCGTCTGAATGCCCTGTTGCTGGTGATGATGTTTGTCGGCATGACACTCGGTTCGGTATTGGGCAATCTGATGCTGGCTCATTTTGGCTGGGTGGGCGTGACCGGATTAGCAACACTGTCGGCCATGATGGCTCTGGTGTTGCGGATGCAGAAATAA